From one Nothobranchius furzeri strain GRZ-AD chromosome 2, NfurGRZ-RIMD1, whole genome shotgun sequence genomic stretch:
- the LOC107376967 gene encoding E3 ubiquitin-protein ligase TRIM39, translating to MAAALPPLSDSLVEKHLLCSICMETFTNPVTTSCGHTFCKKCLDLSMLYSDQMCPLCKKYFSKIPEVNIVLREVIQQIKVTKGQRSSGAVGEVLCDTCINPKLRAKKSCLMCLTSYCETHLENHKSLSRLKGHKLVEPVEMLDRRACLEHGRALELYSRTRQKCICVQCLREGQDEVISAEEECNRKKTQLGNTKTELQQKIQTRKTKIDEIKKALKSCQREIEDEWWDIDAVFTAVTAILDAALATLLRPLDERKLLLEQEADGLKEKLDTEILELSATVSELDNISVLEDHILFLQKYPSLSIQNEMRDWTNVELDTSLSFGTMRDTIITLVEEIQQEVEKLTTIELRRVPKFRADVKLDPNTAHQRLVLSDDGKEVKDGGQDQEVTDTPERFDLFGSVLGINNLSNQRSYWEVEVSNKPGWDLGVAKGGANRKGGLTLSPDNGYWILVHYEGETYAAMSSPPTRLSINNKPMRVGVFVDYEKSVVSFYDVTAQSHIYTFKDCLFSDGLYPYFSPHMMQEDGNVEPLVIRFETKTD from the exons ATGGCCGCTGCCTTGCCACCACTCAGTGACTCCCTCGTGGAGAAGCATCTGCTCTGCTCCATCTGCATGGAGACATTCACCAATCCTGTCACTACATCATGTGGTCACACCTTCTGCAAAAAGTGCCTGGACCTCAGCATGCTGTATTCAGACCAGATGTGTCCACTTTGCAAAAAATATTTCAGCAAAATCCCAGAAGTGAATATTGTGCTCCGAGAGGTCATCCAACAGATCAAAGTGACAAAAGGCCAAAGGTCCTCTGGGGCAGTGGGTGAAGTGCTGTGTGACACCTGCATCAATCCAAAGCTGAGGGCTAAGAAGTCCTGCCTCATGTGTTTGACCTCCTACTGTGAAACCCACTTGGAGAATCACAAGTCACTGAGCCGGCTGAAGGGTCACAAGTTGGTGGAACCTGTGGAGATGTTGGACAGAAGAGCGTGTCTGGAGCATGGACGTGCACTCGAGCTGTACAGCAGGACTCGGCAGAAGTGCATCTGTGTCCAGTGTTTAAGAGAAGGTCAGGACGAGGTCATATCTGCTGAGGAGGAATGCAACAGGAAAAAG ACGCAGCTTGGTAACACCAAGACGGAGTTGCAACAGAAAATCCAGACACGGAAAACTAAGATAGATGAGATCAAGAAGGCTCTCAAAAGCTGCCAG CGGGAGATTGAGGATGAGTGGTGGGACATTGACGCTGTGTTCACAGCTGTTACTGCCATTCTGGACGCAGCTCTAGCTACACTGCTGAGACCGCTAGATGAGAGGAAGCTGTTACTGGAACAAGAAGCAGATGGCCTTAAAGAAAAGCTGGACACTGAAATCCTCGAGCTAAGCGCTACAGTCTCTGAGCTGGACAACATATCTGTACTAGAGGATCACATCCTTTTCCTGCAG AAATACCCTTCACTTTCAATTCAAAATGAAATGAGAGACTGGACGAATGTGGAACTCGACACATCTCTGTCTTTTGGCACCATGAGAGATACAATTATTACACTGGTTGAAGAAATTCAACAGGAAGTGGAGAAGCTGACAACCATAG AACTTAGAAGAGTCCCAAAGTTTAGAG CTGACGTGAAGCTGGATCCAAACACGGCACACCAACGCCTAGTCCTCTCAGATGATGGTAAGGAGGTGAAAGATGGAGGACAGGACCAGGAAGTTACTGACACTCCTGAGAGGTTTGACCTGTTTGGCAGTGTTCTGGGAATAAACAACTTGAGCAATCAGAGGTCCTACTGGGAAGTGGAGGTCTCAAACAAGCCCGGGTGGGATCTGGGCGTGGCCAAAGGTGGTGCTAACCGCAAGGGTGGACTCACACTGAGCCCAGATAATGGCTACTGGATCTTGGTACATTATGAAGGAGAGACCTATGCAGCCATGTCATCTCCACCCACTCGTCTCTCCATAAACAATAAACCAATGAGGGTAGGAGTGTTTGTGGACTATGAGAAAAGCGTTGTCTCCTTCTACGATGTAACAGCCCAGTCTCACATCTACACCTTCAAAGACTGTTTGTTCAGTGACGGTCTTTACCCCTACTTCAGCCCACACATGATGCAAGAAGATGGAAACGTTGAACCTTTGGTAATTAGATTTGAGACCAAAACTGACTGA
- the LOC107376969 gene encoding E3 ubiquitin-protein ligase TRIM47: protein MSLGLMSEPPQCCICQDALSGPTSLPCGHRFCLVCIGEYWRHAACQCPLCKTVFSRRPHLKRDQTPPSPSEAVPLKAGEVPCDLCPVKRPAVKACLQCLASYCSSHLELHYQTEDLGRHQLISVVKNLEDSVCRLHGKKLEMFCKSDRACICSKCTQTEHRGHRIVSISREATKKKSILRRRRSKVQQQIHDRQSQVAELKLSDDLGGETPPAAQTQNNKLIGRLEEEICELQEKNQELEQLLQSEDHLRFIQVSTVSESQQAS from the exons ATGAGTCTTGGCCTGATGTCGGAGCCTCCTCAGTGCTGCATCTGTCAGGATGCCCTGTCCGGCCCAACCTCCCTCCCATGTGGACACCGCTTCTGCCTGGTGTGTATAGGAGAATACTGGAGGCATGCAGCCTGCCAGTGCCCCCTCTGCAAGACTGTCTTCTCAAGAAGGCCTCATCTGAAAAGGGACCAAACACCACCGTCTCCTAGTGAGGCAGTTCCTCTAAAAGCCGGAGAGGTTCCTTGTGATTTGTGTCCGGTAAAGCGTCCTGCAGTCAAGGCCTGCCTGCAGTGCCTGGCCTCCTATTGCAGCTCTCACCTGGAGCTGCATTACCAGACCGAAGATCTTGGGcgccatcagctgatcagtgtGGTGAAGAACCTGGAGGACTCTGTGTGCAGGCTGCATGGGAAGAAGCTGGAGATGTTCTGCAAGAGCGATCGGGCATGCATTTGCAGCAAATGTACCCAGACGGAACACCGAGGGCATCGTATCGTCTCCATCAGCAGGGAAGCAACTAAGAAAAAG AGCATACTGAGGCGCAGGCGGAGCAAAGTCCAGCAACAAATCCAcgacagacagagtcaagttgcTGAGCTGAAGCTTTCCGACGACCTCGGAGGAGAAACTCCACCAGCGGCTCAGACCCAAAACAACAAGCTCATCGGGCGGCTGGAGGAGGAAATCTGTGAGCTGCAGGAGAAAAACCAGGAGCTGGAGCAGCTCCTGCAGAGTGAAGATCACCTGCGTTTCATACAGGTCTCCACTGTTAGTGAGAGTCAGCAGGCCAGCTGA